TCCAAGAAGAAGAGTCCGGATCAGCCAACTGATGAGGAAATGACGAAGGTGCATTTCAAGCAGTCGATCCTGAGGCATCTGACGTCGACGCTGGCGCGTGATCGCGTGACAGCCGGACCGCGAGACTGGTGGATTGCCACGGCAATGGCCACCCGGGAAACCATCCTGGCCCGGCTGATCGCGACGCAGCGGGTGCACAATGAACAGAATGTTCGGCGTCTCTATTACTTCTCGCTTGAGTACCTCATGGGGCGCCTTCTGGAGAACAATCTCTACAACACCGGTCTCATGGCCGCGGCAAGGGAGGCGCTGAAGGAACTGGGCGTTGATTTCGAGACGGTTCGAGAGGCCGAGGTTGACATGGGTTTGGGCAATGGCGGCCTGGGCCGTCTGGCGGCCTGTTTTCTGGACTCGCTGGCCACGCTCGATCTCCCTGCGATCGGATACGGGATCCACTATGAATTCGGACTCTTCAAGCAGGAGTTCGTCAATGGCCACCAGGTGGAGCACCCGGATGGCTGGATGCTCTTCGGCACGCCATGGGAAATCATTCGTCCGGAATACACAACGGAGGTCCAGGTTTACGGCGAGGTGGAGAATGTCTTCAACGATCATGGAGACTACCGGCCACGGTGGGTGAAGACCCGCACCATCCTGGGCGTGCCTTATGACATACCCATCGCGGGCTATTGCACAATGACCGTCAATTTCCTGCGACTGTGGGCTTCGAAGTCCACCGAGGAGTTCGACCTGGCGGCGTTCAACTCCGGCGGATACGTTGAGGCGGTCCGGGAGAAGGCGATGGGTGAAACCATCTCGAAGGTTCTATATCCAAACGACAAGACCGAGAATGGAAAGGAACTCCGCCTGGTTCAGCAGTATTTCTTCGTCGCGTGCTCGCTTCGGGACATAATCAGGCGCCACGTGCGCGCCCCCGGGAACACCTGGAGGAACTTTCCGGAAAAAGTCGCGATTCAGCTGAATGACACCCATCCGGCCGTCGCCGTGGCCGAGTTGATGCGGTTGCTGCTGGATGAGCATGACTTCGAATGGGAGGCCGCCTGGAAGATCGTGACGGCAACATTTGGATACACCAATCACACGCTGCTCCCCGAGGCGCTCGAGAAGTGGGGCGTTCCGCTGTTTGCGCGCGTGCTGCCCCGGCATCTTCAGATCATCTACGAGATCAACGGTCGACTGATGCGGCAGGTGGAGGCCAAATGGCCTGGCGACGATGAAAAGAAGCGTGATTGTTCGTTGATAGAGGAGGGTGGAGCAAAGCAGATACGCATGGCCAACCTTGCCGTTGTCGGTTCGCATGCCGTCAACGGCGTCGCGGCGCTGCACACCCGGCTGCTCAAGAAGGATCTGTTCCCTTTCTTTGACGCGCTCTATCCTGGAAAATTCCAGAATAAGACAAACGGAATAACGCCGCGCCGCTGGCTCCTGGACTGCAATCCACGGCTGTCCTCGCTGATCTCAGGCAGGCTCAAGTCGACGGATTGGGTCAGGGACCTCAACGACCTGAGGAAGCTTGAAGCCTTTGCCGACGATGCGAAGTTTCAGCGTGAGTTCCTTTCCATCAAGCGCGAGAACAAGACGGAGCTGGCGGCAATAATCAAAGCCGAGTGTGGCATCGATGTGTCGCCTGACGCGCTGTTCGACGTTCAAATCAAGCGCCTGCACGAGTACAAGCGCCAGCACCTCAACCTGCTGCACATACTTGCCCTCTATCGCAGGCTCCTGCGCGACCCTTCACTGGCAATCGTTCCCCGGGTCTTCATCTTTGCGGCCAAGGCCGCACCGGGATACGATCTGGCCAAGAACATCATCCGCGCGATCAACGTGGTTGGAGCGCGGATCAACAGCGACGAGCGGATTGGCGGCAGGCTGAAGGTGGCATTCCTTCCAAACTACCGTGTGTCGCTGGCCGAGCGCATCATACCGGCGGCCGACTTGTCGGAGCAGATTTCCACTGCGGGAAAAGAGGCCTCGGGAACCGGAAACATGAAGCTGGCCCTGAACGGCGCCTTGACCATCGGCACGCTGGATGGGGCCAATGTTGAGATCCGGGAAGAGGTGGGTGACGAGAACATCTTCATTTTTGGCCTCACCGTGGAGGAGGTGGCCGAACTCCACGCCAGGGGCTACAACCCGCGGAGCATCTATGAAAATGATGAGGAGCTTCGCGCGGTCGTGGACTGGCTGGGTTCCAACTATTTCACGCCTGATGAGCAAAGCGCATTTGGAGCGGTGCATCACAGTCTGCTTGACGGAGGAGACCCTTACCTGGTGCTCGCCGACTTTCGGGCCTACTCGAATGCCCATGCAAGGGTCGACGCCGCCTATCGCGATCCCGTGAAATGGGCGCGGATGGCAATCCTCAACACCGCCCGTGTGGGGAAGTTTTCGAGTGATCGTACGATCCTCGAATATGCCAAGGACATCTGGAGTCTGCCGCCGGCGCGGGTTCCCTGAGGCGGACTGGCGCATTGGCAGCGACCCAGGGAGACGCAATGCAGGCCGGCGTACGTTTTCAGTTGCGCGCTCCGGAGGCGTGCTTGGAGTAGCGGTTGTGTCCTCCGGTTATCAGGTTATCGCGCGCAAGTGGCGTCCCCAGACATTCGACGATGTGGTGGGGCAGGATCATGTCGTGCGCACGCTGCGCAATGCAATCGATCGGGGAAGGATCGCGCATGCCTACCTCCTGGTCGGGCCGCGCGGCACGGGCAAGACGTCGACCGCCCGCATTTTTGCGAAGGCGCTCAACTGCACCGGCGGGCCCCGGGCGGATTTCGACCCCGCCGATCCCGCGGTCAAATCGATCGCAGACGGCACATCGATGGATGTGATTGAAATCGACGGTGCGTCCAACAACTCGGTCGATCAGATTCGCGATCTGCGCGACGATGTCCGCTACGCCCCGGCGCAGGGCCGGTTCAAGATCTACATCATCGACGAGGTTCACATGCTTTCGAACCAGGCGTTCAACGCCCTGTTGAAGACGCTCGAGGAGCCGCCGCCGCATGTGAAGTTCATCTTTGCGACCACCGATGTGCAGAAGGTGCTGCCAACCATCCTGTCACGATGCCAGCGATTCGATCTCAAGCCGATTCCCAGCGAACTTATCGTCGGCCGGCTCAGGAAGATTGCGGTTGATGAGAAGGTGAAGGTTTCGGATGCCGCATTGTCGAGCATTGCGCGCATGGCGGACGGCGGCATGCGCGACGCCCAGTCGATCTTCGACCAGATGATATCCTTCTGCGGGGATGAGATCTCCGAGAGCGATGTGCTCGACGTGTACGGTCTGGTGTCGGCAAAGCAGGTTGCGGAGCTTGCCGGGGCTCTTGCCGCGGGTGATCACGGCCGAATCATCGGGATCGTCGATGCCTGTGATCAGAACGGGCGCGATCTCGTGCGACTGCTGAACGACCTTCAGTCGCTGGTCCGCGAGGCCCTTCTGGACGCGATTGCCAGGGGAGGGGCGACGGAGACGCTCGGTGTCAGCCTGACGACCGAACAGGTCACGCGCCTGCTCGATGCGCTCCGCGAGGGCGAAAGCAGCGTCAAACTGGGGCTGGCTGAGCGCATCAATTTCGAGATAGCGCTCCTGAAGGCGGTGGAGGCAAGCCGTGCACGGGCGATCGACAGCCTTATCCGGGAGTTGAGTGCACTCACAGACGAAGTGCCTGACGACCAGGAGAGCGGCTCAAAAAAAAAGCCCTGACACCGCTGGATAGGATTGCCGAACGGCTGCCCGCCTTGCCGGTCGATCCGCCTTTGCCCAGGATGCCTGCGCGGTCACCGCAGGAGGCCCGGGAAGTGGCCGCGGGGGGTGAATCGAGAAATTCAGAAACGATACCGTCAGGCAATGTGCCCGCAGATGCGGGAGTAGGTGGCGGAGACGTGATGGCATCGCAGGATTCAGATCAGACGGGTGGAGGCGAGGATGGACCGCCACTTGAAGTGATCATGGGTGCCGAGGATGAAGTGTCGGGTGAAATGGATCTGCGTTTTCCGTCCGATGGGCGAAGTGCGGGAGAGGAGAACACGGCTGGCGAAAAGCCGCTGCCCGGCATGGATGATCTTGTCTCCCGCATCCCCGCAGAAGTTCGAGATGCGCTCGATGCACTGTTTCGCGGTCGGTTTGTCAGGGTCACGCGCGTACCGCCATCCGTGCTGACGAAAGGCTCCGCACATGGACCCAAAGCCTTGTGATGACCGATCAAATTGCAGGGAGAGCGGCGCTTCAATCTGATCGGGTCTACTCGGCCCAATCCCCATCGAGGAGCGCCTTCCCCTCAATTCCACCGAGGAAAAGATACATGTATGCTGCCGGGTGGGGATGCTCCAGTTGCACCAACTCCCGATTGTAGAGCCCTTCAGAAACACCCTCAAAGTCGTCGAGAGCGCGAAGGCACGAGTCGTCGACAAGAAAGACTTCTCCGCCTATCGATGATGGTCGATCCGGAGCTCGAACGACGCCGGGAAACCGCCCCAGGTGAAACATCTGAAAGCCCGCTGCCGTCCTGGCTTCGCCGAGAAACTTCTGATTCGCCAGCAGACGATGAGAACGGCAGCCACGCTTCAACGTTCCGTAGACGAAAAGCCGGGTCATAGGGGAGGCCCGGCTGGCGGACAAATCTGAACAACCAACGCCGTCGCGTTGTCTCGTCCCGACTTTTCAACTGCCTCCTCGACGATGCGTTGCGCGACTGATTTGGCCGGGGGGGCCGGCGAATCGCGAATCAACTCCTCCAGGTTGCGATCCCAAAGCCCGTCCGTGACGCCATCGGTGCAAAGCAGAAATTGATCACCAATTCCGAATGGGGTGAAGCCGAGCTGGGGGTCCAGGCTTCGGACGCCGGCGCCCATGGCTTGATGCAGGGAATGCCGCATCGGGTGGGAGCGCGCCTCGCGTTCGTTGATCTTTCCTTTGCGCCTAAGCCAGCCCACATGGTTGTGATCGTCCGTGATCTGACGGTATCCGCCCGCTGCCGGATAGTGGTAGATTCGACTGTCTCCCACATGGGCAAAATGGATCCGGTCGCTCGTGACCCAGCAAAGACTCAGGGTGGCCCCCATTCCGGCGCATTCCTCATAACTGCGGCCGAGGAATGTCAGGTCCTTGTGTATCGACAT
Above is a genomic segment from Opitutaceae bacterium containing:
- a CDS encoding glycogen/starch/alpha-glucan phosphorylase, whose translation is MPAVTRSSVAPNAKSKKKSPDQPTDEEMTKVHFKQSILRHLTSTLARDRVTAGPRDWWIATAMATRETILARLIATQRVHNEQNVRRLYYFSLEYLMGRLLENNLYNTGLMAAAREALKELGVDFETVREAEVDMGLGNGGLGRLAACFLDSLATLDLPAIGYGIHYEFGLFKQEFVNGHQVEHPDGWMLFGTPWEIIRPEYTTEVQVYGEVENVFNDHGDYRPRWVKTRTILGVPYDIPIAGYCTMTVNFLRLWASKSTEEFDLAAFNSGGYVEAVREKAMGETISKVLYPNDKTENGKELRLVQQYFFVACSLRDIIRRHVRAPGNTWRNFPEKVAIQLNDTHPAVAVAELMRLLLDEHDFEWEAAWKIVTATFGYTNHTLLPEALEKWGVPLFARVLPRHLQIIYEINGRLMRQVEAKWPGDDEKKRDCSLIEEGGAKQIRMANLAVVGSHAVNGVAALHTRLLKKDLFPFFDALYPGKFQNKTNGITPRRWLLDCNPRLSSLISGRLKSTDWVRDLNDLRKLEAFADDAKFQREFLSIKRENKTELAAIIKAECGIDVSPDALFDVQIKRLHEYKRQHLNLLHILALYRRLLRDPSLAIVPRVFIFAAKAAPGYDLAKNIIRAINVVGARINSDERIGGRLKVAFLPNYRVSLAERIIPAADLSEQISTAGKEASGTGNMKLALNGALTIGTLDGANVEIREEVGDENIFIFGLTVEEVAELHARGYNPRSIYENDEELRAVVDWLGSNYFTPDEQSAFGAVHHSLLDGGDPYLVLADFRAYSNAHARVDAAYRDPVKWARMAILNTARVGKFSSDRTILEYAKDIWSLPPARVP
- the dnaX gene encoding DNA polymerase III subunit gamma/tau, with the protein product MPRTSGVCRRRGFPEADWRIGSDPGRRNAGRRTFSVARSGGVLGVAVVSSGYQVIARKWRPQTFDDVVGQDHVVRTLRNAIDRGRIAHAYLLVGPRGTGKTSTARIFAKALNCTGGPRADFDPADPAVKSIADGTSMDVIEIDGASNNSVDQIRDLRDDVRYAPAQGRFKIYIIDEVHMLSNQAFNALLKTLEEPPPHVKFIFATTDVQKVLPTILSRCQRFDLKPIPSELIVGRLRKIAVDEKVKVSDAALSSIARMADGGMRDAQSIFDQMISFCGDEISESDVLDVYGLVSAKQVAELAGALAAGDHGRIIGIVDACDQNGRDLVRLLNDLQSLVREALLDAIARGGATETLGVSLTTEQVTRLLDALREGESSVKLGLAERINFEIALLKAVEASRARAIDSLIRELSALTDEVPDDQESGSKKKP
- a CDS encoding gamma-glutamylcyclotransferase codes for the protein MTRLFVYGTLKRGCRSHRLLANQKFLGEARTAAGFQMFHLGRFPGVVRAPDRPSSIGGEVFLVDDSCLRALDDFEGVSEGLYNRELVQLEHPHPAAYMYLFLGGIEGKALLDGDWAE
- a CDS encoding serine/threonine-protein phosphatase, translated to MNSPPIDTTIPPTPVVRWSGITDRGRVRENNEDAFLALAIDAKEVRYLGKTGEASLSANDFVFAVSDGMGGAKAGEIASKLAVDRITQLLPPTVHRSRLIQPEIRMEVLGKLFMSIHKDLTFLGRSYEECAGMGATLSLCWVTSDRIHFAHVGDSRIYHYPAAGGYRQITDDHNHVGWLRRKGKINEREARSHPMRHSLHQAMGAGVRSLDPQLGFTPFGIGDQFLLCTDGVTDGLWDRNLEELIRDSPAPPAKSVAQRIVEEAVEKSGRDNATALVVQICPPAGPPL